Genomic segment of Benincasa hispida cultivar B227 chromosome 1, ASM972705v1, whole genome shotgun sequence:
ATCTCAAACTCActtctaaaaaaattttaaaatattaaaataataataaaaaaacaatttatactcttaaaagtttgaaaactattaataattatattaatttaaattataaaacatcataaataaatcaatataaaCTTTACCATTaactattttcatttgtttccattaaaaataatcatgtaataaaattacagaaaatttttaaaaatagaaaataataaaaactatttacacaaaataataatatttaatcttctttgatagagaatgataaaaatttatcaatgtctatcaatgatcgaaactgatagaaatctatcactaACACAcattaatagaagtctatcactttttcttttttactatttctataaatagttttgacattgaaatttttcctaaaatttatTCACATTATGTTTAATCAATAAATTGAAGGGAGTCTAGTAGGCATGTGAAAATTATACACTTACAATTTTAAAACGAAATTCTAGAATAATCTAAATTGAATCACTTATGAAACTTTACGGGTATAACTAAATTTCCGACGGGAGACGGTTTGGCtatgaatacatacatatatacatatatatatatatatatatatatatatatacatacatacataaatatatacacacatacatacatatacatacatacatatacatacaaaaTAGCAAGTACTTCAAATTTTTACCGGTACATATCCATAACCGTAAAACAAAAttccccaaaatttaaaatgatcTTGTATCATTACAGGCTATCAAACATGAACAATATCAAATAAGCCCTATATGAACATCCCAGAGTTGAAAAAATGATTTCTATAACCTTGGTAGTTTCAAGACAACTCATGAACTAACTATAATGAATTTAGAATTCATGAGTTGATTAAACCCGGTACATTCATTAAACTTTTAATCCATCGTCCCCACCCGTTTCAAATTACTTCAGGCGTATAAACAAGAGAGATCGTACCAATGTCAAAAGCAATAAGATGCAATATTCAGTAAAAGTGGAGGAACCCTCTATACACTAGTGCAGATCAAACTTATGTGTTAGAATGTCGTGGTCAAGTACAAAGGAGAGATCTCCACCTGATCCACAATATTTGGGTGTTAAAAGAAAActcgtaggatattaaatcctaggagagaggggaaaaaaactGAATTCTCATTATGACCTCTTCTCTCAAATGCATCGAAACGAAGCATCCAACACGTTCAAGTCAAGAGAAAAATCCACCATCTTCATTATCTTTATATGAAACAGGAACCCAAGTCAAGAGAAAGCAGCGAAAAGCCACTGTAGAGTTTGGAGTAAAAATGGCTTGTAATCAATTTTGGTATAAATTATAATCAGCTCAACAATATGATTCCAAAGACGAATATATAAAAGCAATCTTATGAGAGGTGATAAAGAATTGAGAATACTAAGCGTTCAGCAGAAGAAAAAAGAGACTTGTAAAGTAATTACTTACTCATGCTAACTTGAGTAGGTCACAACCTGACGGCTCTGTAAAACAGCTATGGGAGAGAATATATACAGAACTTGCAAAAATCCAAGGAATGGAGTTCTGTTTAGCATGAAATATACATGAGGAAGCTTCCACGAGCGGCTACAGTAACATAAAAGGGTATAAATTAACCTTCTGGAAGgatcttcaagttcaaaggcATAGTAACAACAAAAGGAATGATTTTCACGTACAGATCCATCTAAGAAATCCttgaagaggaaaaaagaaagtcAGAATGCTAAAGATGTCAACTATTTCCAGTCAGCTTCCAAAAAGTTTACCATTCATACCGACGAGGAACAAATAATCCTTGTTCAAGAAACTTCCATTTCATTAGTGTGCACCGTTTTCCTGACCAGTTTAAGTTCTAGGACATCTTCCGCAACTTCTATCGCTACAGGTTTTACTATATCCTCTTTTCTTGCTTCCCTTggtttcttttccattttttcgtCAATAACATCTATGATCTCAGTCACACAACTTTGTGGTTTAAAATCCTCAATCTCTATGATTTCTTCCTTTGGAGTTTCTATGACGTGAAGAAGATCAACTGGAGTGGCTGCAGGGTCCAGTTCCCTGCAACCTCTGGGAGCATTCGGGGCTTCTTGACCTGTGAGCAAATGTGAAGGTACAAGATGAGAAAACCGAAATATCTCATCTTTAGGGATCCTCCTTACTTGATTTGGATCCAAATGCTGATGGAATACAGCCTTGAAACCAGCCACCTTGACAAGGGGAGTAACAATAACACCTAGTTCTTTGTTATAATCCTCAAGAATTTCTACCATGTCATACTTGTGTATTACCTCATCTGATGTCAGTTCATTCCAATCAGGGGACCAATTCTTATAAAGAGCCCAAACATCTCCCTTTCTGGGATATATGCAAATGTCTCCGTATGTGCCTTTTGACCATCTGACCTTGTGTGAAAAAGAATTAATGGAGCTATAAATCTCACACCTCCCAGTTCTAAAACCCCCACATGTTTTTGGAAAACCAGAGCTAACCCAATTCAGTGAACCCAATTCATTATCAATTATTGAGTTTAGCCAACGAATCTTCATTTTAAATGGGTCCAAAGATACTACGCTATGAATCCAGGCATAACGTCGAGGCAtgccatcatcatcatcataagCAGCCCAGACCTGATTATCTCCAAAAGAGCTTTCTGTACGGTCTCTATCAAAATTGTGAAAATCTGGATCAGGGACATCTATCGACATTGTTACTGCTTCACGGGGACATGAATTGCTAGAAAAACCAACCATTGGCTGTGATTCCCTCTTTGAATTTGGAAGTTCGATTGACATGTCTATATTATGTTCTTTACCACTCACTGGAGTTGTTTCTCTCTTCCCAGTTACCTTCTCATTCCCATTTCCCTCTTTGAGTGCATCAGTAGTTGAAGTCGATGAATTCAATTCACGtaacattttcattatttccACCTTGGCCTTCTTGATTAATAACTTCTGAAATACACTAAGAGAGATATCCTGAGAGCCCTTGAGCGTGGTATTTCCATTTATATTACCCTGTGTACGACCAGACAGATTGCCCAACCTGGTCAGGCCAGTTTTTGACTGATTGGTCATATCTCTCGAATGGGAGCTAGAAGAAATGTCATCTACACCTTTTCTTCTCTTTACAGCACCAGGACCAGGGGCCTTCTTAGACGTCTGATGCTTTCTTCGTTCCTCTCTCTTAGCAGCTTGTGCTTCCTCACGTTGCCTCTTCACTTTCTCATATGCCTGCTGAACTACAGTTGCAGCTTGAGCAGCAGATGAAGCACCACCTGTTCTTGAGAAAGGACCCCACTGAAAGTTGTTTTGGCTGTGTGTGGACTGATTTGATGATGAGGCAATATTACTCCTCCCTTGACTATATGCAGTTTTATTGCTAGTTTGATAACTTGGCTGTGTAAAATCCCATCCATTAGACTTCACGCCATTTGCAGGGGGTGGGGGTGTTTCAATAGCAAAAAACGGCTCATGACAGTTGGGGCAAACAAGATTATGATGCAGATAGACTCTGAGATACTCATACTGCATCTTGCACCGATGGCACACAGTCCAAAAGGTTGGTCTTGGTTTCTGAGATGAAGCTGAAGAATGATCTGATCGGGATGCACTTTTCTGTCTCTTCATATTTGAAGTATTAGCACTTTTTGAGAAATTGTAAAAACCATTTCTCCCAGATTGTGAAGACGAACTCCCCATTGAAGTTGAAACAGTTTTGTTGACTCTACCATTCCTCTTCTGGTCATATACTACTCTTCTCGCTTTATCAGACAACAAACTCCAAGCCTGAGAAATAAGCTTAAAAGCCCCATCAGCTCCTATAGACTTGTTTTTATCAGGGTGAAGAATAAGAGCTAGCTTCCTGTAGTGTTTCCTGACTGTTTCCTCATCAGCTCGTGGATCCACACCAAGTATTGCATACCAATCTACTTCTccatttattttgttttctgcAGAAATATAGACATCAAGTGTGGCTAACATTTGAGAGATACCCTCAAGACCTGGGAATAAATTTTGTGCCTTCAAAGCAAATTTTTTAGCCCCCACTATGTCCTTTGCTGTAAATTTCTCCTCAGCTTTCACTTTAGCCCTTGCAGCCTCGTCTTTATTACAATCCATTCTTTCTTTCCGGTATACACTTGCCTGCTTTGCTTTCCTATTAAAATAGCAGGGCTTTGAGTTTACTACAGAACCTTCAGCAAGCACCTATTTGTTTCTCGGACTAAGCGTTTCCTCATACTTCAAAACGAAAAATGCTCCTTAACACTGCCAGTGAGCATCAATGTAGAAGCAAACTGCCATAGAAGAAACATTACCTTCAACCTTTgattcaatatataaaataacattgtaTACTAACCATACACATCGAATTACATAGCATAAAAGCAAAAAAGATATGATAAAATCACTGGGGGTGTGGTGGGGGgcaacaaaaccaaaaccacCCAAGGAATCGAGAAGAAAAATCGCTACATGTTCTTATCCCTTAACCCAGATTataacattttcctttttctttaaaatcgtAAATCCTCAACAAGAAGGCAACAAAACATAACCTAACCACCAAAACCCACTCAAACAGGAATACCCCTTCAATAAACAAAGTTAATTGCATTCCAACACCGATAAAAGAAGCCCAAATTaccaacaaaataaaaacaacctaAAAACATCAAAATGCAAAACGAAAACATAAACAATAGTCAC
This window contains:
- the LOC120081951 gene encoding uncharacterized protein LOC120081951, with translation MDCNKDEAARAKVKAEEKFTAKDIVGAKKFALKAQNLFPGLEGISQMLATLDVYISAENKINGEVDWYAILGVDPRADEETVRKHYRKLALILHPDKNKSIGADGAFKLISQAWSLLSDKARRVVYDQKRNGRVNKTVSTSMGSSSSQSGRNGFYNFSKSANTSNMKRQKSASRSDHSSASSQKPRPTFWTVCHRCKMQYEYLRVYLHHNLVCPNCHEPFFAIETPPPPANGVKSNGWDFTQPSYQTSNKTAYSQGRSNIASSSNQSTHSQNNFQWGPFSRTGGASSAAQAATVVQQAYEKVKRQREEAQAAKREERRKHQTSKKAPGPGAVKRRKGVDDISSSSHSRDMTNQSKTGLTRLGNLSGRTQGNINGNTTLKGSQDISLSVFQKLLIKKAKVEIMKMLRELNSSTSTTDALKEGNGNEKVTGKRETTPVSGKEHNIDMSIELPNSKRESQPMVGFSSNSCPREAVTMSIDVPDPDFHNFDRDRTESSFGDNQVWAAYDDDDGMPRRYAWIHSVVSLDPFKMKIRWLNSIIDNELGSLNWVSSGFPKTCGGFRTGRCEIYSSINSFSHKVRWSKGTYGDICIYPRKGDVWALYKNWSPDWNELTSDEVIHKYDMVEILEDYNKELGVIVTPLVKVAGFKAVFHQHLDPNQVRRIPKDEIFRFSHLVPSHLLTGQEAPNAPRGCRELDPAATPVDLLHVIETPKEEIIEIEDFKPQSCVTEIIDVIDEKMEKKPREARKEDIVKPVAIEVAEDVLELKLVRKTVHTNEMEVS